A genome region from Geodermatophilus bullaregiensis includes the following:
- a CDS encoding NAD-dependent epimerase/dehydratase family protein, with amino-acid sequence MTTGSVLVTGAAGFIGSHLVDHLLEDGADVVGVDDLSTGRLANLAAAEAHPAFRLVEVDITTPEFRDLVAETRPRAVLHLAAQMDVRKSVADPLHDSRVNVVGTVNVLEAAVRSGVGRVVFASSGGTVYGAPDALPVPEDAPLRPTAPYGAAKVAGECYVQMYARLYGLQGTSLALGNVYGPRQDPHGEAGVVSIFARALSTGAPTTIYGDGTSSRDYVYVSDVVEAFVRCLDASARAERYNVGTGTATSVGELHDLLAQIIGVAAEAATAPPRLGELQAISLDSRLLAQDTGWHASVSLAEGLRKTTAWVQSVLGSPEDGPEREPRRADGRRSPPGAGPPGARL; translated from the coding sequence ATGACGACCGGCTCCGTCCTCGTGACCGGAGCCGCCGGCTTCATCGGCTCCCACCTGGTCGACCACCTGCTGGAGGACGGCGCTGACGTGGTCGGCGTCGACGACCTCTCCACCGGCAGACTCGCCAATCTCGCTGCCGCTGAGGCGCATCCCGCCTTCCGGCTGGTGGAGGTCGACATCACCACGCCGGAGTTCCGCGACCTGGTGGCCGAGACCCGTCCCCGTGCGGTCCTGCACCTCGCGGCCCAGATGGACGTCCGCAAGAGCGTGGCCGATCCGCTCCACGACTCACGGGTCAACGTGGTCGGTACGGTCAATGTCCTCGAAGCTGCCGTCCGCTCCGGGGTGGGGCGCGTCGTCTTCGCCAGCAGCGGCGGCACCGTCTACGGCGCACCCGACGCCCTTCCCGTGCCCGAGGACGCTCCGCTGCGGCCGACAGCCCCGTATGGGGCGGCCAAAGTTGCCGGTGAGTGCTATGTGCAGATGTACGCGCGTCTCTACGGCCTGCAGGGGACGTCGCTGGCGCTCGGCAACGTCTACGGGCCCCGCCAGGACCCCCATGGCGAGGCAGGAGTGGTGAGCATCTTCGCCCGCGCCTTGAGCACGGGCGCCCCGACCACGATCTACGGCGACGGCACGTCGTCCCGGGACTACGTCTACGTGTCCGACGTCGTAGAGGCGTTCGTCCGCTGCCTCGATGCGAGCGCCCGCGCTGAGCGCTACAACGTTGGCACCGGGACCGCGACGTCCGTGGGCGAACTCCACGACCTGCTGGCGCAGATCATCGGGGTCGCCGCGGAAGCGGCGACAGCTCCGCCACGACTTGGCGAGCTGCAGGCGATCAGCCTCGACAGCCGGCTGCTTGCACAGGACACCGGCTGGCACGCGAGCGTGTCGCTTGCAGAAGGTCTGCGGAAGACGACCGCCTGGGTCCAGTCGGTGCTCGGCTCCCCCGAAGACGGACCAGAGCGGGAGCCGCGTCGCGCTGACGGGCGTCGCTCACCGCCTGGGGCCGGGCCTCCCGGCGCGAGACTGTGA
- a CDS encoding glycosyltransferase family 2 protein, with protein MSITEQLTGREQAPEGVYAVVWRDGVPIGDLEVAGDPAAVLPTLPGIVASQEWPVEPLRPPGSESPPGAPGIPATAAREPRAPEEQDVTIAVCTRDRPEMLRECLVAMGALERPVAEVLVIDNASADDRTRQVAGEFSFVRYVHEPRRGLDWARNRALVEARTAILAFTDDDVLVCPGWVGGLLRAFREEPEAVVVTGLVLPAELATPAQVQFEGRGGFRRGFRRRRFKGTTSTPHHGSAKDVVLGAAGAGANVALRRDVALEMGGFDVALDVGTPSGGGGDFEMFFRVTSAGHMLVYEPSAVVRHRHRPTMAELARQRRGDGTGNYSILLGAGSRYGRQVRREFLRLAIWWLAQRYARRVVCSVLWPRLWPPALVYPELRGVFTALSGRLYHRGIAQARKEALAHPDEPSPDAVRGL; from the coding sequence GTGTCCATCACCGAGCAGTTGACCGGCCGCGAGCAAGCCCCGGAAGGGGTGTATGCGGTCGTCTGGAGGGACGGAGTGCCGATCGGGGACCTCGAGGTCGCTGGCGATCCCGCGGCCGTCCTCCCGACACTGCCTGGGATCGTCGCGTCCCAGGAGTGGCCGGTCGAGCCGCTGCGACCTCCCGGGTCCGAGTCGCCGCCGGGTGCGCCGGGCATCCCGGCCACTGCCGCGCGGGAGCCACGTGCGCCGGAGGAGCAGGACGTCACGATCGCCGTGTGCACTCGTGACCGGCCCGAAATGCTGCGTGAGTGCCTCGTCGCCATGGGCGCTCTAGAACGACCCGTTGCCGAGGTGTTGGTCATCGACAACGCGTCAGCCGATGACCGGACCCGCCAGGTCGCCGGGGAGTTCTCTTTCGTGCGCTACGTCCACGAACCACGGCGGGGACTTGACTGGGCGCGGAACCGGGCACTCGTCGAGGCCCGGACTGCCATCCTCGCCTTCACCGACGATGACGTCCTGGTGTGCCCGGGCTGGGTCGGTGGCTTGCTGCGGGCTTTTCGGGAGGAGCCTGAAGCGGTCGTCGTGACCGGCCTCGTTCTCCCGGCAGAACTGGCCACGCCGGCGCAGGTGCAGTTCGAGGGACGTGGTGGTTTCCGTCGCGGTTTCCGGCGTCGCAGGTTCAAGGGGACGACGTCGACTCCGCATCACGGATCTGCGAAGGACGTGGTGCTGGGAGCCGCCGGCGCGGGAGCCAATGTCGCGCTCCGCCGCGACGTCGCCTTGGAGATGGGGGGGTTCGACGTCGCACTGGATGTGGGCACACCGTCAGGCGGGGGCGGCGATTTCGAGATGTTCTTTCGGGTGACGTCCGCAGGTCACATGCTGGTGTACGAACCGTCGGCGGTGGTACGGCACCGCCACCGACCCACGATGGCGGAGCTCGCCCGTCAGCGCCGCGGGGATGGCACCGGCAACTACAGCATCCTGCTGGGCGCAGGGTCCCGCTACGGTCGCCAGGTCAGGAGGGAGTTCCTTCGGCTGGCGATCTGGTGGCTCGCCCAGCGGTACGCGCGGCGTGTGGTGTGCAGCGTCCTCTGGCCACGGCTGTGGCCGCCGGCGCTGGTTTATCCCGAGTTGCGCGGCGTGTTCACGGCTTTGTCCGGGCGCCTCTACCACCGTGGTATCGCACAGGCGCGCAAGGAAGCGCTCGCTCATCCGGACGAACCCTCACCCGATGCCGTCCGGGGCCTGTAG
- a CDS encoding glycosyltransferase, whose product MTQPLLGARLSIIGSRGYPSTYGGFETLVRHLAPSLVAAGAHVSVYGRFHDARRRERHPNGVWSVHTRGIDGSSSSTLTHGLTASVHCAWDRTDAALVLNVANGFYLPLLRAARVPTAVNVDGLEWLRPKWGPVAKGAFKVGAALTARFADTVISDAEAIRTYWATTYERESVFIPYGADVLPPLGSDRLRDVGVEPGEYVLAVARLVPENNVDLLLDAAEKLNWKFPVVVVGDLSGMSPLESRLRMLEASTDQLHWLGHVSDQDLLNQLWQNCALYVHGHSVGGTNPALVQALGAGAPTIALDTTYNREVLGPEGVTFERSSESLAALIEELFDDTERQVQLATSGRAVVEKNYGWSGVLTAYEHTFADLLHRS is encoded by the coding sequence ATGACTCAGCCACTCCTGGGCGCTCGCCTCAGCATCATCGGCAGCAGGGGCTATCCGAGCACCTATGGAGGGTTCGAGACCCTGGTCCGGCACCTGGCACCCTCCCTGGTGGCAGCGGGAGCTCATGTGTCGGTCTACGGCCGGTTCCACGACGCGAGGCGGCGTGAGCGCCACCCCAACGGCGTCTGGTCCGTGCACACGCGAGGCATCGACGGGTCCAGCTCCTCGACACTGACCCACGGGCTCACCGCGTCGGTGCACTGCGCCTGGGACCGGACCGACGCAGCCCTCGTCCTGAACGTCGCCAACGGGTTCTACCTGCCCCTGTTGCGAGCGGCTCGTGTCCCGACCGCCGTCAACGTCGACGGCTTGGAGTGGCTGCGCCCCAAGTGGGGCCCCGTCGCGAAGGGGGCGTTCAAGGTGGGAGCCGCGCTCACCGCTCGCTTTGCGGACACCGTCATCAGCGATGCCGAAGCCATCCGCACCTACTGGGCGACGACCTACGAGCGGGAGTCGGTCTTCATCCCCTATGGCGCCGATGTGCTCCCGCCCTTGGGATCCGACCGGCTCCGCGATGTGGGTGTCGAACCCGGCGAGTACGTGCTGGCGGTCGCTCGACTCGTGCCGGAGAACAACGTCGACCTACTCCTAGATGCCGCAGAAAAACTCAACTGGAAGTTCCCTGTGGTCGTCGTGGGTGACTTGTCGGGCATGAGTCCGCTCGAGTCGCGACTCAGGATGCTGGAGGCCTCCACGGATCAGCTGCACTGGCTCGGCCACGTGTCGGACCAGGATCTGCTGAACCAGCTTTGGCAGAACTGCGCCCTCTACGTCCACGGCCACTCCGTAGGAGGGACGAATCCCGCGTTGGTCCAGGCGTTGGGAGCCGGAGCGCCCACGATCGCCCTGGACACGACATACAACCGCGAGGTCCTCGGACCGGAGGGCGTGACCTTCGAACGGTCATCTGAGTCCTTGGCGGCGCTCATCGAGGAACTGTTCGACGACACGGAGCGTCAAGTCCAGTTGGCCACGTCCGGCCGAGCGGTCGTCGAGAAGAATTACGGGTGGAGCGGCGTCCTCACGGCATACGAGCACACCTTCGCCGACCTGCTGCACCGCAGCTGA
- a CDS encoding polysaccharide biosynthesis tyrosine autokinase yields MGLREAWSAIRATWWAPVLGLLLGATSVFGFTLTQPREYVSHTQFFVSTTEAAPTVDAYSSSLFAQGQAASYAELVTGSRTADLVIDALGLDMTSAEFSAKIAASVVPNTVLLDVSVTDSSPERARDIARTIGQEFPDLATQLEPSVNGESPVQLTVVDAAEMPTGPASPQVVRDSALGAAAGLLLGVLVALVRDLLDRTVRNSDEASSAARAPVIGVVLKDSTLEKQHTIDRARASRAVNGYLQLRNNLQHLGGDEPPRVIMVSSAVAAEGRTTVVVNLGLALVRSGHKVAVIEADFHRPRLDQYLEMESGPGLSDVLTGQADLDAVLRRYGDGNLSVLGVGLSRHDNGDLLASSEMTAVVEKLRGANDFVIIDAPPVLPVGEVAGLAAMVDGVVLCIRYGKTRKAQLERASATLRRVDSAILGCVVTAAPEKTELAKAFGYGSG; encoded by the coding sequence GTGGGTCTGCGAGAGGCATGGAGCGCCATCCGGGCCACCTGGTGGGCTCCGGTGCTCGGCCTGTTGCTCGGCGCGACGTCCGTATTCGGCTTCACGCTCACCCAGCCCAGGGAGTACGTCAGCCACACGCAGTTCTTCGTCAGCACGACGGAGGCAGCGCCGACCGTGGACGCGTACTCGAGCAGCCTCTTCGCTCAGGGCCAAGCAGCCTCCTACGCAGAGCTGGTGACCGGCAGCAGGACTGCGGACCTCGTGATCGACGCCCTCGGCCTAGACATGACTTCTGCGGAGTTCTCGGCCAAGATCGCGGCCAGCGTGGTGCCCAACACGGTGCTGCTCGACGTGTCGGTCACCGACTCCTCACCGGAGCGTGCCAGGGACATCGCGCGAACGATCGGCCAGGAGTTCCCTGACTTGGCCACCCAGTTGGAACCGAGCGTCAACGGCGAGTCGCCGGTGCAGCTGACAGTTGTCGACGCTGCTGAAATGCCGACGGGACCAGCTTCCCCGCAGGTGGTCCGTGACAGCGCTCTGGGTGCGGCGGCCGGTCTCCTCCTCGGCGTTCTGGTGGCACTGGTGCGGGACCTGCTCGACCGGACGGTGCGCAACAGCGACGAGGCATCCTCGGCTGCACGCGCTCCGGTCATCGGCGTCGTGCTGAAGGACTCGACACTGGAGAAGCAGCACACGATCGACCGGGCCAGGGCGAGCAGAGCCGTCAATGGCTACCTCCAACTCCGGAACAACCTGCAGCACCTCGGCGGGGACGAACCCCCGCGAGTCATCATGGTCTCGAGTGCAGTTGCGGCGGAGGGAAGGACCACTGTCGTGGTCAACCTCGGACTCGCCTTGGTGCGGAGCGGCCACAAGGTCGCGGTCATCGAGGCGGATTTTCACCGGCCGCGGCTCGATCAATACCTGGAAATGGAAAGCGGGCCGGGGCTGAGCGACGTGTTGACGGGTCAAGCGGACCTCGACGCGGTCCTCCGGCGATACGGAGACGGGAACCTGTCCGTGCTCGGCGTGGGTCTTTCCCGGCACGACAACGGAGATCTCCTCGCGTCGAGCGAGATGACGGCCGTCGTCGAGAAGCTGCGTGGCGCGAACGACTTTGTGATCATAGACGCCCCGCCTGTGCTGCCGGTCGGGGAGGTCGCCGGCCTGGCCGCAATGGTGGACGGCGTGGTCCTGTGCATCCGGTACGGGAAGACGCGGAAGGCCCAGCTGGAGCGGGCTTCCGCCACCCTGCGCAGGGTGGACAGCGCAATCCTCGGCTGCGTCGTGACCGCGGCTCCGGAGAAGACGGAGCTGGCGAAGGCCTTCGGATACGGCTCCGGCTAG
- a CDS encoding lipopolysaccharide biosynthesis protein, protein MKSGLLHGLGNILPAVTGLVTAPLTARALGVLDRGTVTVVMTAATLFSIPAIAGMGWGTLIAVGKDPTALPVWKRRARRVALVASLPGAVLVVWLAMVLSLTAAQTGAAALLFAYASSIALHAVNSNFLVSVGSIAPVGLSSIALSVVTTGLLVILFISGQLTLATVVLANVAGLLTQSAVLFWAARRAVRRITGRPTASAQQTSEADVPTRRRLFMTAIAQTLDAFSARLDLLVVALVAETRVIGLYSIAAVIPQISYFAYLTLVQRSFARSPALTIEQRSRHLFLVCSGASMGLAAAGGALSWVLIDPIFGTEFTQARDYLWPAMLVTLGLGAFIPTLLLWQRAGRLALASLGTVVVIAGASIGVGQVASPWWGIVALGAGLAATGLTQYIGRWGWQSLFRGHVVAWRSVARGVV, encoded by the coding sequence GTGAAGTCCGGCCTCCTGCACGGCCTGGGCAACATCCTGCCCGCCGTCACAGGTCTCGTCACGGCTCCCCTCACAGCTCGGGCTCTAGGAGTGCTGGACCGAGGAACCGTCACGGTCGTGATGACCGCGGCGACGCTCTTCTCCATCCCGGCCATCGCCGGGATGGGATGGGGCACGCTCATCGCCGTCGGAAAGGACCCGACGGCCCTTCCGGTGTGGAAGCGCCGCGCGAGGCGCGTTGCGCTGGTCGCGTCCCTTCCCGGCGCCGTGCTCGTGGTGTGGCTCGCCATGGTCCTGTCTCTCACGGCTGCGCAGACGGGGGCGGCGGCTCTTCTGTTCGCCTACGCCTCCTCGATCGCCTTACACGCGGTGAACAGCAACTTCCTGGTGTCTGTGGGCTCCATCGCACCGGTCGGGCTGAGCAGCATCGCATTGTCCGTCGTCACCACGGGTCTGCTCGTGATCCTGTTCATCAGCGGGCAGTTGACGCTCGCCACGGTCGTCCTCGCCAACGTCGCGGGCTTGCTCACGCAGTCGGCCGTCTTGTTCTGGGCCGCGCGCCGTGCCGTGCGTCGGATCACAGGACGACCGACGGCGTCGGCTCAGCAAACCTCGGAAGCGGATGTCCCGACGCGCCGGAGACTGTTCATGACTGCAATCGCCCAGACACTCGACGCGTTCTCCGCCAGGTTGGACCTGCTCGTCGTCGCGCTCGTCGCCGAGACCCGGGTCATTGGCCTCTACTCTATTGCGGCTGTGATTCCGCAGATCTCGTACTTCGCTTACCTCACACTCGTCCAGCGGAGCTTCGCCCGATCGCCGGCCCTGACCATCGAGCAGCGCAGCCGGCACCTATTCCTCGTGTGCTCTGGAGCCTCCATGGGCCTCGCAGCTGCCGGCGGCGCCTTGAGCTGGGTGCTCATCGATCCGATCTTCGGGACCGAGTTCACTCAGGCTCGCGACTACCTGTGGCCTGCGATGCTGGTGACCTTGGGGTTGGGGGCGTTCATCCCGACCTTGCTCTTGTGGCAACGAGCTGGTCGGCTAGCGCTTGCCTCCCTCGGCACCGTCGTGGTCATCGCGGGCGCGTCGATCGGTGTCGGTCAGGTCGCAAGCCCGTGGTGGGGGATCGTGGCTCTCGGCGCAGGTCTGGCGGCCACGGGGTTGACGCAGTACATCGGGCGGTGGGGTTGGCAGAGCCTGTTCCGGGGCCATGTCGTGGCCTGGCGGTCAGTAGCCCGTGGCGTGGTCTGA
- a CDS encoding glycosyltransferase family 2 protein, translated as MSEPISGSGSAKGAPLTLSVAVTTYRRPRDLEELLPSLIDQLREVRDRFRVPVRGGIVVVDNDPERSAQEVVRAISAQHLERTGIGLRYEVEPEPGIAAARNRALASAEESRILVFIDDDERPEPEWLMRLLETWVSSRAAAVAGPVLPQYLTQPHPWVLAGDFYVTRRLQTGVDIGVAGGGNLLLDLADVRQQGIRFDEAVGLAGGEDNLFTTRLGRAGARMIWCAEARVMERVPPERTTLQWVLQRSWSDGNVEARTALRLAPRSGERLVQRLRGLWRGFLRVTAGLARAVLGAVLLSPRHQARGTRTLLRGAGMVAGALGLTHQHYARHGSRPRPRVRIGRVREKGTP; from the coding sequence GTGTCGGAGCCGATCAGTGGCAGCGGAAGCGCGAAGGGCGCACCCCTGACACTGTCCGTGGCGGTGACCACCTACAGGCGCCCCCGTGACCTCGAGGAACTGCTCCCATCGCTCATCGATCAGCTGCGAGAAGTCAGGGATCGCTTCCGTGTGCCAGTGCGCGGCGGGATCGTCGTGGTCGACAACGATCCTGAACGCAGCGCGCAAGAAGTGGTCAGGGCCATCTCGGCCCAGCATCTCGAGAGGACCGGCATTGGGTTGCGGTACGAGGTCGAGCCCGAGCCGGGCATCGCGGCGGCCCGAAACCGGGCCTTGGCCAGCGCAGAGGAGTCGCGCATCTTGGTGTTCATCGACGATGACGAGCGCCCGGAGCCCGAATGGCTCATGCGCCTCTTGGAAACCTGGGTGTCGAGTCGAGCCGCGGCGGTAGCCGGCCCGGTCTTGCCGCAATACCTCACCCAGCCGCATCCCTGGGTGCTGGCGGGTGACTTCTACGTCACTCGTCGATTGCAGACGGGTGTGGACATTGGCGTGGCGGGGGGAGGCAATCTGTTGTTGGACCTAGCAGACGTGCGACAACAGGGTATCCGTTTCGACGAAGCCGTCGGGTTGGCCGGTGGTGAGGACAACCTGTTCACGACCAGACTCGGCAGGGCTGGCGCCCGAATGATCTGGTGCGCCGAGGCTCGAGTGATGGAGCGCGTCCCTCCGGAGCGGACGACTCTGCAGTGGGTGCTACAGCGTTCCTGGAGTGATGGGAACGTCGAAGCGCGCACCGCGTTGCGCCTGGCGCCGCGATCCGGCGAACGTCTTGTGCAGCGGCTTCGCGGTCTGTGGCGTGGGTTTTTGCGCGTCACGGCCGGTCTCGCACGAGCAGTTCTCGGTGCTGTGCTCCTGTCCCCGAGGCATCAGGCGAGAGGAACGAGAACGCTGCTCAGAGGGGCGGGGATGGTCGCTGGTGCTCTTGGCCTGACTCACCAGCATTACGCGCGTCATGGATCGAGACCCAGACCACGCGTGCGGATCGGCCGGGTCCGCGAGAAGGGAACCCCGTAG
- a CDS encoding O-antigen ligase family protein: protein MTIYSAGYLALHVPLRFAMVYLLLGVIIMSRRAAGVTRSHVAVAVAAYLTSALVVAYGLGWVTWWSATTGERVVRYALLFTCAFWAGTVLRQTGHARLFFRIYLLWSTVMSALATVEFALNRNLVDRSDFVSRLERDGHLRAALLSEHPIVLSALLLVALPAAMRLGRVSWRLSTGTLLLAGIYCTQSRGALVAGLVYLVVQLLTDRSWQGATRSRSLLVPATVLMVAAIAVGLLISPPGIEATVTSSDGAQSSVEYRGVLYSLISESLSARPLGWGFAGLPHGVYLIPSPVGVLDVADTVDSELVLLVFEYGLIGLGLFVLVASLCVDRVVRASDVPNDAFALLVFVSLFLAIHAWTGVGALAFILLSCAVHGGRQRPTGAPIRSDGVSDPAHG, encoded by the coding sequence GTGACCATCTACAGCGCCGGTTATCTCGCCCTGCACGTGCCGCTGCGCTTTGCGATGGTCTATCTACTCCTCGGCGTCATCATCATGAGCAGGCGTGCAGCGGGTGTGACAAGGAGCCACGTGGCCGTCGCCGTCGCGGCGTACCTCACGAGCGCCCTGGTCGTCGCCTACGGACTCGGGTGGGTCACATGGTGGAGTGCCACGACGGGCGAGCGCGTCGTCCGCTATGCACTCCTATTTACCTGCGCGTTCTGGGCTGGAACGGTGTTGCGCCAGACCGGGCACGCGAGACTGTTCTTCCGGATCTACCTCCTGTGGTCGACTGTGATGAGCGCGCTAGCGACGGTCGAGTTCGCTCTGAACAGGAACCTGGTGGACCGGTCGGACTTCGTCTCGAGGCTCGAACGGGACGGCCACCTCCGAGCCGCTCTCCTGTCTGAACACCCGATCGTGCTCTCCGCCCTGTTGCTGGTTGCGCTACCGGCGGCCATGCGACTCGGGAGAGTGAGTTGGCGCCTGTCGACCGGAACACTTCTGCTGGCGGGTATCTACTGCACGCAGAGTCGCGGAGCCCTGGTCGCAGGCCTGGTCTATCTCGTCGTCCAGTTGCTCACCGACCGGTCATGGCAGGGGGCCACCAGATCCCGGAGCCTCCTGGTCCCGGCTACGGTCTTGATGGTCGCGGCCATCGCCGTGGGGCTCCTGATCAGCCCGCCGGGTATCGAGGCCACGGTGACGAGTTCCGATGGGGCTCAATCGAGCGTGGAGTACCGCGGAGTCCTCTACTCGCTGATCAGCGAGAGTCTCAGCGCCAGGCCCCTCGGCTGGGGTTTCGCCGGCCTGCCGCACGGCGTCTACCTCATCCCGTCGCCCGTTGGGGTGTTGGACGTCGCCGACACCGTGGATTCGGAACTGGTCCTGCTCGTCTTCGAGTACGGACTGATTGGTCTCGGACTCTTCGTCCTCGTCGCAAGCCTCTGCGTGGACCGCGTCGTCCGAGCGAGTGACGTCCCGAACGACGCGTTCGCGCTCCTCGTCTTCGTCAGCCTGTTCCTCGCCATCCATGCATGGACGGGCGTGGGCGCCCTCGCCTTCATCCTGTTGAGCTGCGCCGTGCACGGGGGACGACAGCGCCCGACTGGAGCACCCATCCGGAGCGATGGGGTATCCGATCCGGCTCACGGCTGA
- a CDS encoding glycoside hydrolase family 3 protein: MRPPAPARSVAVLLALVGLPVPACSTPGSGSTAAGSSTSSSPTSAPSSPPVSPGPAPGTPVDQQVDAVLAGLDRRAQVAQLFVVGVPLDDLDAGDALVEDGVGGVFLAGRSRAAAADLAAVTGRWAGAAPGPRPWVAIDQEGGQVQALQGPGFERLPPAVEQGRLPPDRLAALAGELGASLASAGITLDLAPVADVVPAGTEAANDPIGAFGRQYGSTAADVVPDVRTVVDGLAASGVTATLKHFPGLGLVDANTDEAAGVVDPVTTADSEQVAAFGELAGSPAEPFVMLSSATYPAIDPSAPATFSPAVIGTLLRGSLGFDGVVITDDVGAAAAFQDVPAGDRAVRFLEAGGTLVLTVDAGVWPTMADAVLARAEADPGFSATVDAAVRTALTAKARAGLLA, translated from the coding sequence ATGCGCCCGCCCGCGCCCGCCCGGTCCGTGGCGGTCCTCCTCGCCCTCGTCGGCCTGCCCGTCCCGGCCTGCTCGACGCCGGGGTCGGGCTCCACCGCGGCCGGCTCGTCGACGTCCTCGTCCCCGACGTCCGCGCCGTCGTCGCCGCCGGTGTCCCCCGGCCCGGCGCCCGGCACCCCGGTGGACCAGCAGGTCGACGCCGTCCTGGCCGGGCTCGACCGCCGGGCGCAGGTGGCGCAGCTGTTCGTCGTCGGCGTGCCGCTCGACGACCTCGACGCCGGTGACGCACTGGTCGAGGACGGCGTCGGCGGCGTCTTCCTCGCCGGCCGCTCCCGCGCGGCCGCCGCGGACCTCGCCGCGGTCACCGGCCGCTGGGCCGGCGCGGCACCGGGCCCGCGCCCGTGGGTCGCCATCGACCAGGAGGGCGGGCAGGTGCAGGCGCTGCAGGGGCCCGGGTTCGAGCGGCTGCCGCCCGCCGTGGAGCAGGGACGGCTCCCCCCTGACCGGCTCGCGGCGCTGGCCGGCGAGCTCGGCGCCTCGCTGGCCTCGGCCGGCATCACCCTCGACCTCGCACCGGTGGCCGACGTCGTCCCGGCCGGCACCGAGGCCGCCAACGACCCGATCGGCGCCTTCGGCCGCCAGTACGGCAGCACCGCCGCCGACGTGGTCCCCGACGTCCGGACCGTCGTCGACGGGCTGGCCGCCTCCGGCGTCACCGCGACGCTCAAGCACTTCCCCGGGCTGGGCCTGGTCGACGCGAACACCGACGAGGCCGCCGGCGTCGTCGACCCGGTCACCACCGCGGACAGCGAGCAGGTCGCCGCGTTCGGCGAACTGGCCGGCTCCCCCGCGGAGCCGTTCGTCATGCTGTCCTCGGCCACCTACCCGGCCATCGACCCGTCGGCGCCGGCCACGTTCTCCCCTGCCGTGATCGGCACCCTGCTGCGCGGCTCCCTCGGCTTCGACGGCGTGGTGATCACCGACGACGTCGGTGCGGCGGCCGCCTTCCAGGACGTGCCGGCCGGCGACCGGGCGGTGCGCTTCCTCGAGGCCGGCGGCACGCTGGTGCTCACGGTCGACGCCGGGGTCTGGCCGACGATGGCCGACGCCGTCCTCGCCCGCGCCGAGGCCGACCCCGGCTTCTCCGCCACCGTGGACGCCGCGGTCCGCACCGCCCTGACCGCCAAGGCACGCGCCGGCCTGCTCGCCTGA
- a CDS encoding glycosyltransferase family 4 protein: MRVLFDAYWWVEGQPSGRRVVDSLLRTWLTDWPEDELIAAVPARHVSRVRDLAGDPALTVVPLRLKPHGVSVMVEMGGLSGGVDVVLSQNYTPLRSSALRATFIHDLMFVERPEFFGRLERLYFAGMPWSARYAQLVLTSTAAEASRITRLRPRLASRVRPVGLTVPEPFREARAVDPQVGVAPQQFVLCVGRINIRKNLDRLINALMKKDVVRPDFPLVIVGEPDGMAVRGPKRDDPRIRFVGAVDDAGLKWLYEQCRVFVFPSLDEGFGLPVLEAALSGAAMALSDIPAFRELAPGAVFFEPTDEASIARAVGAIIRGPHGDRPVPIPAWSDVVALIRSTILDALAERACLDRRASPPAVAHRRPTPDEPTMRLGRGGSRSTWSGREET, from the coding sequence GTGAGGGTGCTGTTTGACGCCTACTGGTGGGTCGAGGGGCAGCCCTCGGGGCGCCGGGTCGTCGACTCGCTACTCCGGACCTGGCTCACCGACTGGCCGGAGGACGAGCTCATCGCGGCCGTCCCGGCCCGTCATGTTTCTCGCGTGCGTGACCTGGCGGGTGACCCGGCGTTGACCGTCGTACCCCTGCGGCTCAAGCCGCACGGAGTGAGTGTCATGGTGGAGATGGGGGGGTTGAGTGGCGGCGTCGATGTGGTTCTGTCCCAGAACTACACTCCACTGCGGTCATCCGCTCTGCGGGCGACATTCATACACGACTTGATGTTCGTCGAGCGCCCGGAGTTCTTCGGGCGGCTTGAGCGGCTGTACTTCGCCGGGATGCCATGGTCAGCACGCTATGCCCAGCTGGTGCTCACCTCTACGGCGGCTGAGGCTAGTCGCATCACACGACTACGTCCTCGGCTGGCCAGCCGTGTCCGGCCGGTGGGGCTCACCGTGCCGGAACCCTTCCGCGAGGCTCGGGCGGTCGATCCGCAGGTCGGAGTCGCGCCTCAGCAGTTCGTGCTCTGCGTCGGTCGAATCAACATCCGCAAGAACCTGGACCGGCTCATCAACGCACTCATGAAGAAGGATGTGGTGCGGCCGGACTTCCCGCTCGTCATCGTCGGTGAACCCGACGGGATGGCCGTGCGGGGCCCCAAACGGGATGACCCTCGAATCCGATTCGTCGGTGCGGTCGACGACGCGGGTCTTAAGTGGCTGTACGAGCAGTGCCGCGTCTTCGTGTTCCCCTCCCTGGACGAGGGGTTCGGACTGCCGGTTCTGGAGGCGGCGCTCAGCGGCGCCGCCATGGCGCTCAGCGACATCCCGGCTTTCCGTGAGCTGGCCCCCGGTGCGGTGTTCTTCGAGCCGACTGATGAGGCGTCGATCGCTCGGGCCGTCGGCGCCATCATCCGAGGCCCTCATGGTGACCGTCCGGTCCCGATCCCGGCGTGGTCGGACGTGGTCGCTCTGATCCGGAGCACAATCCTGGACGCGCTTGCCGAGCGCGCCTGCTTGGATCGCCGCGCCTCCCCGCCCGCTGTCGCACATCGCCGACCGACACCAGATGAGCCGACGATGCGTCTCGGTCGGGGAGGGAGCCGCTCGACGTGGTCCGGACGAGAAGAGACCTGA